The sequence GTATCTCTATAGAAGAAACGGAAACGCTGCTTGGCGAACTGGCAGCTGCAGTCAGCAAGCGTCGCCAGTCTTGAATCCATTCTGGCAACCGCCAGAGTGGATTGAGTTTGCGCCTGCTGAGAGGCCGCCCGCCAGAGCGGCTGCGTAGATCAGCGCCATGCCCAATTGCAAGCAAGGAACTTGACCGCTCCGTTGCTGACTGTCAGGTTCAGCCCTGGCTCTGATTCGTATCCGAACTGAGTCGAGGAGATACGTGATGGCAATTCGCCTTCCCCGGACCACGAGGCGCTGGATCTACGCGGTTGCGATTGTGCCGGCGGCGCTGTTGCTTGCTCCGCTCTTTGCCTATCTCTTTGTAGTTCGCCCGGCGCTTCCCAAACGCAGCGGCCAAATACAGCTTCCGGGCTTGATTGCACCGGTGCATGTCGCGCGCGACGCCAGCGGTATCCCGCACATTCAAGCGCAGAACAGCCACGATCTGTTCCTGGCGCAGGGCTTTGTTACTGCACAGGATCGTCTGTGGTCCATGGAAGCTGGCCGAAGAGCTGCTCGGGGAGTAAGCGCTCATTTTTCCGCGCCTTGCGCTCCTTTTCGTGACGTGCTACAGTCCGCCTCCAAAATCAGCGGAGGCGAAGGGATGGTAGAGCATACGAAAGCGGAAATGGCCGCGAAACGCTGGAG comes from Leptospirales bacterium and encodes:
- a CDS encoding penicillin acylase family protein, translated to MAIRLPRTTRRWIYAVAIVPAALLLAPLFAYLFVVRPALPKRSGQIQLPGLIAPVHVARDASGIPHIQAQNSHDLFLAQGFVTAQDRLWSMEAGRRAARGVSAHFSAPCAPFRDVLQSASKISGGEGMVEHTKAEMAAKRW